A window of the Butyricimonas faecalis genome harbors these coding sequences:
- a CDS encoding TraL conjugative transposon family protein, with protein MAKKRIKAFGEWVEDHLRRACGALSPDKRIIVILTLLLFFSVLSLYFTVSSIYRFGKGAGERMQIRHIERLELELRQRQEADSVKHLKDFNYDDERKTE; from the coding sequence ATGGCAAAGAAGAGAATAAAGGCTTTCGGGGAGTGGGTCGAAGACCACCTGCGCCGCGCTTGCGGGGCACTCTCGCCCGATAAGCGGATTATCGTGATCCTCACGCTGCTCTTGTTCTTTTCCGTCTTGTCGCTCTACTTTACCGTGTCTTCCATCTACCGCTTCGGCAAGGGAGCCGGGGAACGGATGCAGATACGGCATATCGAGCGGCTGGAACTGGAATTAAGACAACGGCAGGAGGCCGACAGTGTAAAACATCTAAAAGATTTCAATTATGACGACGAACGAAAAACAGAATAA
- the traK gene encoding conjugative transposon protein TraK, with the protein MEFKSLKNIETSFRQIRLFGIVFLCLCALVSVFSVVASFRFAEKQREKIYVLDGGKSLMLALSQDLSQNRPVEAREHIRRFHELFFTLSPDRAAIESNINRALFLVDKSAFAYYQDMQEKGYYNRVVSGNISQRIEVDSVVCDFNAYPYRAMTYARQMIVRESNITERSLVTRCELINSGRSDNNPQGFIMEKFEILENRDLRTLKR; encoded by the coding sequence ATGGAATTCAAGTCATTAAAAAACATCGAAACAAGTTTCAGGCAGATTCGGCTTTTCGGTATCGTGTTCCTCTGCCTGTGCGCGCTGGTATCCGTGTTCAGCGTGGTCGCGAGCTTCCGTTTCGCCGAAAAGCAGCGCGAGAAGATCTACGTCCTGGACGGGGGCAAGTCGCTGATGCTGGCGCTATCGCAGGATTTGAGCCAGAACCGCCCCGTGGAGGCGCGCGAACATATCCGGCGTTTTCACGAGTTGTTCTTTACCCTCTCGCCCGACCGTGCGGCCATCGAGAGCAACATCAACCGCGCGCTGTTCCTGGTCGATAAGAGCGCCTTCGCCTATTACCAGGACATGCAGGAGAAAGGTTACTACAACCGTGTGGTGTCGGGGAACATCAGCCAGCGTATCGAGGTGGACTCCGTGGTGTGCGACTTCAACGCCTATCCCTACCGGGCCATGACCTATGCCCGGCAAATGATTGTCCGCGAGAGCAACATCACCGAGCGTTCGCTGGTCACGCGCTGCGAGCTGATCAACTCGGGGCGTTCGGACAATAACCCGCAGGGTTTCATCATGGAGAAATTCGAGATTCTGGAGAACCGCGATTTACGTACATTAAAAAGATAA
- the traJ gene encoding conjugative transposon protein TraJ, whose translation MDFDNLHQVLRNLYQEMMPLCGDMIGVAKGIAGLGALFYVAYRVWKALASAEPIDVFPLLRPFAIGLCVMFFPTVVLGTINAVMSPVVQGTHAILEGQTLDLQAYQQQKDDLEAEARRREGKAWLVDDEVYEQRLADMGITDLGEIISMWAERTWYDIKAGFRQLVRDFFELLFNAAGLTIDTLRTFFLVVLSILGPLSFALSIYDGFHSTLASWISRYISVYLWLPIADLFSAVLAKIQTLMLQADVLALQDPNYIPDSGSGVYIIFLIIGIIGYFTIPTVAEWVIQSGGAGGAMGGINKAGAFATGVAGGIAGNMIGRTFGRRGGGGSSSGNGGGGPASGSAPNGRNLATQGNSNHS comes from the coding sequence ATGGATTTCGACAATTTACACCAGGTTCTCCGGAACCTGTATCAGGAGATGATGCCGCTATGCGGCGACATGATCGGGGTGGCGAAAGGTATCGCCGGCCTGGGTGCGCTCTTTTACGTGGCTTACCGGGTATGGAAGGCACTGGCCAGCGCGGAGCCTATCGACGTGTTCCCGCTCCTGCGGCCTTTCGCCATCGGCTTGTGCGTGATGTTCTTTCCCACCGTGGTTCTGGGGACGATCAACGCTGTGATGTCGCCCGTGGTGCAGGGCACGCACGCCATACTGGAGGGGCAGACATTGGATTTGCAGGCATACCAGCAACAGAAGGACGATTTGGAAGCCGAGGCCCGCAGGCGCGAGGGCAAGGCTTGGTTAGTGGACGACGAGGTGTATGAACAACGGCTTGCGGATATGGGTATCACGGATTTGGGCGAGATTATCAGCATGTGGGCCGAACGCACGTGGTACGACATCAAGGCCGGTTTCCGGCAGCTTGTCCGGGACTTCTTCGAGTTGTTGTTCAACGCCGCGGGGCTTACCATCGACACGCTGCGGACATTCTTTTTAGTCGTGCTGTCGATTCTGGGGCCCTTGTCGTTCGCCCTCTCCATTTACGACGGCTTCCACTCGACGCTCGCGAGTTGGATTTCCCGCTATATCAGCGTGTACCTTTGGCTTCCCATCGCCGACCTGTTCTCCGCGGTGCTGGCCAAGATCCAGACGTTGATGCTCCAGGCGGACGTCCTGGCCCTGCAAGACCCCAACTACATTCCCGACAGCGGCAGCGGTGTCTATATTATCTTTTTGATTATAGGTATCATAGGCTATTTCACGATCCCCACCGTTGCCGAGTGGGTGATCCAGTCGGGCGGAGCCGGCGGGGCTATGGGCGGTATCAACAAGGCCGGGGCATTCGCCACGGGTGTCGCGGGCGGTATCGCCGGCAACATGATCGGCCGCACGTTCGGGCGTCGCGGCGGTGGCGGTTCCTCCTCCGGTAACGGCGGCGGTGGCCCGGCTTCGGGCAGTGCCCCCAACGGGCGCAACCTGGCAACACAAGGTAACAGTAATCATTCATAA
- a CDS encoding DUF4141 domain-containing protein — translation MKRLILTLFVGLLCFTYQAKAQWTVIDPSNLVQNIKSAVQSSTTATNMVKSLQESIKIYNQSKAYYDALKSVHNIIKDARKVKLTLEMVSEITEIYTSGFNRMVSDPNFTVDELAAISAGYARLLEEGGALVAELKTVITGGNGLSLSDKERMDVVDQVYTKMLEYRNLTRYYTRKTISVSFIRSREKGDAHRVLALYGNPNDRYW, via the coding sequence ATGAAACGATTGATTTTAACGCTGTTCGTGGGGCTTCTTTGCTTCACGTACCAGGCAAAAGCGCAGTGGACGGTCATCGACCCGTCGAACCTCGTTCAGAACATCAAGAGCGCGGTTCAAAGCTCGACCACGGCGACCAACATGGTCAAGTCGCTGCAAGAGAGTATCAAGATTTATAACCAGAGCAAGGCTTACTACGACGCCCTCAAATCGGTGCATAACATCATCAAGGATGCCCGGAAGGTGAAGCTGACGCTCGAAATGGTCAGCGAGATCACGGAAATCTACACCTCGGGATTCAACCGTATGGTTTCAGACCCGAACTTCACGGTGGACGAGCTGGCGGCGATCTCGGCGGGTTACGCCCGGCTGCTGGAGGAGGGCGGTGCGCTGGTGGCGGAACTCAAGACGGTCATAACCGGCGGCAACGGCCTCTCGCTCTCGGACAAGGAGCGGATGGACGTGGTGGATCAGGTTTACACGAAGATGCTGGAGTACCGCAACCTCACGCGCTATTACACGCGCAAGACCATCTCCGTGTCCTTCATCCGCAGCCGCGAAAAGGGCGACGCGCACCGGGTGCTGGCACTTTACGGGAACCCGAACGACAGATATTGGTAA
- a CDS encoding TraG family conjugative transposon ATPase, with the protein MRNILKATTLESKFPLLAVEGGCIISKDADITVAYRVELPELFTVTSAEYEAIHAAWCKALKVLPEYSVVHKQDWFIRERYRPATGEGDMSFLSRSYERHFNERPFLTHACFLYLTKTTRERMHMRSDFSTLCRGNIIPKEVNRESATKFLEAAEQFERILNDSGFLTFVRLTGDEITGTADCPGLLERYFSLSLSETTSLQDIELGAEVLRVGNKRVCLHTLSDTEDLPGRVGTDTRYERLSTDRSDCLLSFAAPVGLLLSCDHLYNQYVFLEDSDENLRMFEKRARNMQSLSRYSRGNQINKEWIDQYLNEAHSFGLQSVRAHFNVLAWSDDVQELRHIRNDVGSQLALMECRPRHNTVDAATLYWAGMPGNAGDFPAEESFYTFIEPAVCFFTEETNYKSSSSPFGIKLCDRVSGRPLHLDISDEPMKKGIITNRNKFVLGGSGSGKSFFMNHLVRQYWEQGTHVVLVDTGNSYQGLCELIRRKTKGEDGVYFTYTEEHPISFNPFYTDDYYFDVEKKDSIKTLLLTLWKTEDDKITKTESGELGSAVNAYIERIRADRNIVPCFDSFYEYLRDDYRRELEEREIRVSREDFNIDNMLITLRQYYKGGRYDFLLNSRANIDLLSKRFVVFEVDSIKENKELFPVVTIIIMEAFINKMRRLKGVRKQLIVEEAWKALSTANMAEYLRYMYKTVRKYYGEAIVVTQEVEDIISSPVVKEAIINNSDCKILLDQRKFMNRFDAIQSLLGLTDKEKAQILSINQSNNPSRKYKEVWIGLGGVQSAVYATEVSVPEYLAYTTEETEKVEVQRLAGELGGDIELAIRQLAEGKR; encoded by the coding sequence ATGAGAAACATCTTGAAAGCCACCACGCTGGAAAGCAAGTTCCCGCTCCTGGCCGTGGAAGGCGGTTGTATCATCAGCAAGGACGCGGACATAACGGTCGCCTATCGGGTCGAACTCCCGGAGCTGTTCACCGTCACGTCCGCCGAGTACGAGGCGATCCACGCCGCCTGGTGCAAGGCCCTGAAGGTCTTGCCCGAATACAGCGTGGTACACAAGCAGGACTGGTTCATCCGCGAGCGTTACCGCCCGGCCACGGGCGAGGGGGACATGAGTTTCCTCTCCCGCAGTTACGAGCGGCATTTCAACGAGCGTCCGTTCCTGACCCACGCCTGCTTCCTCTACCTGACGAAAACGACGAGGGAGCGTATGCACATGCGTTCAGACTTCTCGACCCTCTGCCGGGGCAACATCATTCCCAAAGAGGTAAACCGGGAATCGGCGACAAAATTCCTGGAGGCGGCGGAACAGTTCGAGCGTATTCTGAACGATTCGGGTTTCCTGACCTTTGTCCGCCTCACGGGGGACGAGATCACGGGTACGGCGGATTGTCCGGGCCTGCTGGAACGGTACTTTTCCCTCTCGCTCTCGGAGACGACTTCTCTTCAGGACATCGAGCTGGGGGCCGAGGTTCTGCGCGTGGGCAACAAACGGGTGTGCCTGCACACGCTCTCGGACACGGAAGACCTGCCGGGGCGCGTGGGTACGGATACCCGTTACGAGCGTCTTTCCACCGACCGTTCGGACTGCCTGCTGTCGTTCGCGGCCCCCGTGGGGCTTCTGCTTTCCTGCGACCACCTTTACAACCAGTACGTGTTCCTGGAAGACAGCGACGAAAACCTGCGTATGTTCGAGAAACGTGCGCGTAACATGCAGTCCCTTTCCCGCTACTCCCGCGGAAACCAGATAAACAAGGAGTGGATCGACCAGTATCTCAACGAGGCGCACTCGTTCGGTCTTCAATCCGTCCGGGCCCATTTCAACGTGCTGGCCTGGTCGGACGACGTGCAGGAGCTCCGGCATATCCGCAATGATGTGGGCAGCCAGCTCGCTCTGATGGAGTGCCGCCCGCGCCACAACACCGTGGACGCCGCCACGCTCTACTGGGCGGGTATGCCGGGCAACGCGGGGGATTTCCCCGCCGAGGAATCGTTCTACACGTTCATCGAGCCCGCAGTCTGTTTCTTCACGGAGGAAACCAACTATAAATCCTCGTCCAGCCCTTTCGGCATCAAGCTGTGCGACCGCGTAAGCGGCAGGCCCCTGCACCTGGACATCTCGGACGAACCGATGAAAAAAGGGATCATTACGAATAGGAATAAATTCGTGTTAGGCGGCTCTGGGTCAGGCAAGTCGTTCTTTATGAATCATTTAGTCCGCCAATACTGGGAGCAGGGCACGCATGTCGTGCTGGTGGATACCGGTAACAGCTACCAGGGTCTTTGCGAGCTGATCCGGCGTAAGACCAAAGGTGAGGACGGCGTGTATTTTACCTATACCGAGGAACATCCCATCAGTTTCAACCCGTTCTACACCGACGACTACTATTTCGACGTGGAGAAGAAGGACAGCATCAAGACGCTGCTGCTGACACTCTGGAAAACCGAGGACGACAAGATCACGAAGACCGAGAGCGGCGAGCTGGGCAGTGCCGTGAACGCCTATATCGAGCGTATCCGCGCCGACCGGAATATCGTGCCGTGTTTTGACAGTTTCTACGAGTACCTGCGGGACGACTACCGCCGCGAGCTGGAGGAGCGGGAGATCCGGGTCAGCCGCGAGGATTTCAACATCGACAACATGCTCATCACCCTGCGGCAATATTACAAGGGCGGACGCTACGACTTCCTTTTGAACTCCCGGGCCAACATCGACCTGCTCTCGAAGCGCTTCGTGGTCTTCGAGGTGGATTCCATCAAGGAAAACAAGGAGCTTTTTCCCGTGGTCACCATTATCATCATGGAGGCTTTCATAAACAAGATGAGACGGCTCAAGGGGGTACGCAAACAGCTCATCGTCGAGGAGGCCTGGAAGGCGCTCTCTACGGCCAATATGGCTGAATATCTGCGTTATATGTATAAAACCGTCCGCAAATACTACGGTGAGGCCATCGTTGTGACGCAGGAGGTCGAGGACATCATTTCCAGCCCGGTGGTCAAGGAGGCGATCATCAACAACTCGGACTGCAAGATCCTGCTCGACCAGCGCAAGTTCATGAACCGTTTCGACGCGATTCAGTCCTTGTTGGGGCTGACCGACAAGGAGAAGGCGCAGATTCTCTCGATCAACCAGTCCAACAACCCTTCCCGTAAATACAAGGAGGTCTGGATCGGTCTGGGCGGCGTTCAGTCGGCGGTCTATGCCACGGAGGTCAGCGTCCCGGAGTACCTGGCCTACACGACCGAGGAAACGGAGAAAGTGGAGGTACAGCGGCTTGCCGGCGAGCTGGGCGGTGATATAGAACTGGCGATCAGGCAGCTCGCCGAGGGCAAACGTTAA
- a CDS encoding DUF4133 domain-containing protein, giving the protein MMEYGINKGIGKSVEFRGLKAQYLFIFAGGLLAVFVVFVILYMAGVDQWVCIAFGVAAASVLVWLTFRLNARYGEHGLMKLFAARRHPRYLLNRKSLRRLLKRKGGRV; this is encoded by the coding sequence ATTATGGAATATGGAATCAACAAGGGAATCGGCAAGAGCGTGGAGTTCCGGGGCCTGAAGGCGCAGTACCTCTTCATCTTCGCGGGCGGCCTGCTGGCCGTCTTCGTGGTGTTCGTCATCCTCTACATGGCAGGGGTCGATCAGTGGGTATGTATCGCTTTCGGCGTTGCGGCGGCTTCGGTGCTGGTCTGGCTTACCTTCCGCCTGAACGCCCGTTACGGGGAACACGGGCTGATGAAGCTGTTCGCCGCGCGCCGGCATCCCCGCTACCTGCTCAACCGCAAGTCCCTGCGCCGGTTGCTGAAAAGAAAGGGGGGCCGCGTATGA